The Haloplanus natans DSM 17983 DNA segment TGGAGGCAAACCCCGCGGCTGCGGAGCTGTTCGGCCTGCCACGGGCGGAGCTGATCGGAAAACGCATCGCCGACTTCGCGCCCGACGACCTGCGAGTCGAGACGGACTGGTCGCAGTTTCTCGCCGGCTCCAGCCGGCGCGACGAGTACGAACTCGTCCGGCCGGACGGCGAGACACGCACCGTCGCCGCCGCCGCCACGCCGAACGTCCGCCCCGGCCGTCACCTGGCAGTGCTCCGGGACGTGACCGACCGGGTGGAACGCGAGGCGGACCTCGACCGGGAGCGCGCCCGCGTCGAGTTCCTGAACCGCCTCCTCAGACACAACGTGCTCAACGGGATGAACCTCGTGCTGGCGAAAATCGACGCCGTGGAGCCGTCGGTTCCGGACGAGCGCCACGACGACATCGAGGCGGCCCGTCACCGGGGGGAGGAAATCGTGGACCTCATCCAGACGGCTCGCCGACTCGCGACGGACGTCGAGACGGCGGCCACGGAGCAGTCGGTCGACGTGCGCGACCCGCTGGCCGACGCCGTCGCGTCGCTCCGGGCGACCTGTCCCGAAGCGACGGTCGAGTGTGACACGCCCGACGATCCGGTGGTGGTCCACGCCGACGAGATGTTGGAGACGGTGTTCGATCACCTCCTGACGAACGCGGTCCAGCACAACGATCCGCCCGTCCACGTCTCGGTGACCGTCGCCGTCGGCTCCGAGATGGTCACGGTGACCGTCGCCGACGACGGCGACGGCATCCCGGCCGATCGGCTGGCACAACTGTTCGCCGACGACGAGTTCGACCACAAGCGCGCCTGGGGCGGGTTCGGCCTCTCCATCGCCCACGCGCTCGTCCGGGAGTACGACGGCCGCGTGTGGGCCGAGGCGAACGATCCGGACGGGACGG contains these protein-coding regions:
- a CDS encoding ATP-binding protein, which gives rise to MSGEHGGSDGMAVGTAVGSDDDFLGDRMGTARTGLVGWIDTVGARLPPVWRRRLGSGVVAGVGALLVGTPLYHLLQHGVSVDALVGDALPLGFGIILLGAGAWLGWPNDDDLAPLVTAFWVAVSLVVTSLVTLYFLTLHIAHGHTVESAWFLVYDIGATGAIAGLLISRYDVRSRRRHRRLSEQEGRFRAVFEGTLDALVVLDDEGRYLEANPAAAELFGLPRAELIGKRIADFAPDDLRVETDWSQFLAGSSRRDEYELVRPDGETRTVAAAATPNVRPGRHLAVLRDVTDRVEREADLDRERARVEFLNRLLRHNVLNGMNLVLAKIDAVEPSVPDERHDDIEAARHRGEEIVDLIQTARRLATDVETAATEQSVDVRDPLADAVASLRATCPEATVECDTPDDPVVVHADEMLETVFDHLLTNAVQHNDPPVHVSVTVAVGSEMVTVTVADDGDGIPADRLAQLFADDEFDHKRAWGGFGLSIAHALVREYDGRVWAEANDPDGTAVHVELRRDDDERRH